The sequence TTGCCAATATAATTCTAACAATCAACATAGAGTTCATATCTTGCACGCTCATGTATTCGGTGGCATCATGCGTTCATCAAAGGATCTTGTGCGTAGATGATGAGTTGCTGAAAAAATATTTCCACATAGGATTGTGACTTTCATTTGCTTTTAATCGAAAGTTAGGATCCATCAAGTCTCATGGCCAACCGACGATTTATCGTAGTAACCTAGAGAAAATCTAGATGATCTTCTAGTTAGTACCGAAGCATACCAAATTTCTGCCTTTTCCACTGTAATGAGATGACTTAACTTGGTGAGAGAACATAAAAGAAACAAATCACCAGGAAAGAGGGCTGCTAAGGAAATTAGACCATAGTTTGTAGAGTGTGATATCCTCTGTTGAATGCTTAATTCCAGTATGGGTCCCTAGGAATTTAACAGAATGAAAAGAATATTTCTACTTTCTCTCAATCATTCTGGAGTTTTTCATCCTTCAGTTGTGTGTGCAGGGTAGGACATGCATGATGAAGAAAACTCTGGCACAAGGCTATGGCAAAGAAATCATCTAGGTAACAGGTATTGCTAGAATTAAGTCAAGCCGACAACCCCAAGGAAGCACAAGTTCCACAAGAACCGAAACTATCCAGCCGAGAACATCTGCCAGCTCATTACGAAATAATCAAAGGCATCATGAATCTCATAGCACAATTAGGCAGTAGATGCCAAAGAATAGGCTTCAAAGGATCAGCTTTATCAAAAAGAGACATTTCATATCCAGATGTTTCTAATCCTGTGGGTGCCCGATAGTTACCGATCCATAGTTCCAAATTATTCACCTCCTACAGCCCGCCTCTCTGTTTTCCATACAATTTTTGGTATGTAAAGTCAAATGAAAATTATATAGGGCGAGAAACTGAAAGGCTATATCTCTACAACACAAAGAACTAAAATGGAACTATTATGAGAATCATAACCATAGAAAAAAAGAGCTGAGGTGTATTTATTTTGTAGATTCAATGGTGAGCTGGCCTTGCAATCTTAATAATAAGAAGTTTGGATAGCTGGCCTGAATAAGGTGCTGCTTGAAGTCAGAGATCATATACGCATCAGCAAGCACACTGTACCATAATTTGTATAAAACCTGAAGCAATGGAAGTAGGAGGTTTGTATCTGGTCGTGCTTCGTGCCACATATATGCGAACAGTATCATAGCATGCCCTATAAGCCTGCAGCACCAGGAATGCTAACCCATTGCAGTTGCAGTTCCACTTCACCACTCTCCACATTTCTCAGCCTAAGAACAAGATCTTGGGTAATTCTGCCGTCTTTCCACACAATGGGGCTCTCACCGGCTAGGCAGTTAGTCCTCTCAGGTTTCACTGTGGTGATTATTGTACCACTTGGAAGACCGGACAAATCCATCCTTACAGCCTCTAAAAATGACTGCATTTCAAACTCTGCATCACCCATTCTATCATCTCGGCTGAATATGTCCTTGTCAAAGACTTCCTACAAAACACATAAACAAAAGATGAGAACTTTACTACAGCCACCTAAGTAAGATGATCTTATGCAATCCTCCAGATCATCTCATCTTCCATCAGCAGTTTCACAGCAATCACAATTGTAAGGACATTAACTTtgattaaaaatagaaaatatgaacTGTTTCGGTAATTTAGGACCAAAATTGCAAGACACATGTACAAGAGCATTTCCATGAACTGTTATGTCCAGAATCAAAAATCTAGGTTAGCTGCTGTCAACTGTAAAACAAACAATTCCAAACAACAAACCAATAGAAACAAACAATAAACAATAAAACTGTTGGAAAATGATGAAATCCCTACTCCATTTTGAAGTGTAGAATGGTAATGGACTTTCGTTCAGCGAAACCAGATTTTGTTAAGTTTTAATAATAACAAGGACTGATGATTTCAAAGTCATCCTGGAAAAGGCCATGCATTTTAATTTATAGATACTTCATGGCAGTTTCCTGTACGAATTGAAGTTGGAGCATCACCCAATACAGcctttttaatatttaatttatagAAATAATCATCTTAGTGGTCTTTACCATGAAGCACTTGCTGTTAATATTTGAGAGGAGGCGGGTGTCAACTAGTTTACATGGTAAAGTTGCTGGAAGTAGTTACCAGTAATGTGGGTACCAGTCCTGCCTACACCAATTTAAAATCTATTACCTCAATAAATTAGGTGAAGGCTTGAAGCCTCCTTCTGTTCCctcaagagaaaaaaagaaagaaaattcaagAGTAGTTGCATGGTGCAGAATGGATGATAGAATATCAACTACATACGGGAATATgcttaaatattgaaattagAAATGGAAACATGGAGGCTACTTATTACATAATTAGAAGAACTAATACAGAATATAGAAAGCAGAAACTGTTGAAATATAAATCACAATGAAGCCCACATTGGCCCAAATGTTTCCTAGCATGGTCATCTTCACCATCCTAGATATATAGAAGATAGGGGAGAATGACTATAATATAACAGAACTAGATCATAGTACACTGAGAAGACAGGTTCTTCTAGaatgttatgagattttgccATGTGCATCCAAGACAAGGGAATGTCTCTCATAaggatcatgatattttatggaTACTTAACACGGGGAATGACATTGGCCCAAGCACAAGTTTGAAACCTCAACTTGTCAGATACAACAATGCATTTGCACTGGTGACCTCTTCTCGTGGTCATGCATCAGCCAGCATCTCCACAACTCACTATTTAGACTTGGAAACTAGGCCACATTCTAAAGCTCACATCAGCTACTTCACTCTTGGAATCCCATTAATCTGATGAATGGATTTATGTTCTTTGCATGGTTAGTCCACCATTATTGTGGCAGACCTTGGTAAAGGTTATCCTTGAATTTTTGATGGGatgttaaagaaaatattttattatattagatTGGGAAAAAATTTGGAGTAAGACATGCCCCGTGCAGTGATGAAGTTTTCATTCAGTGTATGAGTCTACATGTATGCGTATAAAGGCTATGTGCATATGGCATATGCATTTCTTTCTGCTTTGTCTTACTTATCTTGAGCTTGGCTGATACTTGACAATGCATTATGCAAACACTTGTTTACCCTTTAAATGTTATGATCCCACTAGATATGCATGATATTACCAAAATCATGTCCATAGATTAATCCCCCTATATCACCACTGTTCTTCCCCTTTCACTGCAGGGCAATCTCCTCCTATCGTTCCTGCAGATGCCTCTACTCTTCCATAGTTTTCTGATGTCAGCAATGCTAGGAAATAGTTGATGCATTTGAGGAGGTTATCCTGTATGGTTCACAGTATTGTCAATCATTCGTTTTACTAAGATCCCCACAATATTACCTAGATCCCTTTGGATGTCATTACCCTCCTATGACCAAATTCTTCAAGCTAAGTTACACTTCTATGTATATGAAGAACCTACTCTTCCTTGTTTCAATATGTTTTTTCAGCAGCTACCCAATGAAAATCCAATACTGAAATAATCACACTGCGAGAGGTCGCTACTTGCTTGTAGTCCTGAATGCTAGGATGTAACTGAGACAGTGACGGTTCCCGAAGGCATGCAGACTTGGGTTCCCTTTTCCTCTCCGAGTTAGAATAGAGTTATTTCATGCAGCTTTGGTGTTAAACTCACTTAAATGATTTCATTGAACATTACAAAGCTCAATTGGTAACTTGAGGctctccagtaaagcataatGGAAATTACATAGGGCTTTCACTCCACTAGCTCGATGCCAATGGTGCAGCAGTTAATTTTGGTGTCATGGTTTGTTAACGTCCTTGCAACTAAATCAAT is a genomic window of Phoenix dactylifera cultivar Barhee BC4 chromosome 4, palm_55x_up_171113_PBpolish2nd_filt_p, whole genome shotgun sequence containing:
- the LOC103707138 gene encoding protein C2-DOMAIN ABA-RELATED 4-like — its product is MEHLLGLIRVRVVRGVNLAYRDTRGSDPYIVLRMGRQKLKTSVKKKNVNPEWNEDLTLSVSDPTQTIRLEVFDKDIFSRDDRMGDAEFEMQSFLEAVRMDLSGLPSGTIITTVKPERTNCLAGESPIVWKDGRITQDLVLRLRNVESGEVELQLQWVSIPGAAGL